A single Anatilimnocola floriformis DNA region contains:
- a CDS encoding dipeptide epimerase produces MQLKLHSFDLPLAHTFTISRESINTQPTLIVELRDGEHRGYGEATANKYYGATIEAMTQRIETLRPMIETATWNRPEELWQQLQPALASDPFSLCAIDQAAHDLWGKRAGKPVYEMWGLSTAKIPASNYTIGIDTIPKMLEKLQEFPDWPIYKIKLGTANDIEIVRELRKHTSATFRVDANCGWSAEQALEYAPQLKALGVEFIEQPLPADRWEDIRRVRESIVLPIIADESCIVESDVRRCAGLFHGINIKLVKCGGLTPARRMIAEARQLGLSVMVGCMTESTVGISAIAQLLPLLDYVDMDGAVLLAKDIATGVRVERGICHYPDAPGTGVQLLARAV; encoded by the coding sequence ATGCAACTCAAACTCCACTCGTTCGATTTACCGCTCGCACACACCTTCACCATCTCGCGCGAGTCGATCAACACCCAGCCGACGTTGATCGTCGAACTGCGTGACGGCGAGCATCGCGGCTACGGCGAAGCGACGGCGAATAAATATTACGGCGCGACGATCGAAGCGATGACGCAGCGGATCGAAACGTTGCGGCCGATGATTGAGACCGCGACGTGGAATCGGCCTGAGGAACTTTGGCAGCAATTGCAACCGGCGCTCGCGAGCGATCCGTTTTCGCTCTGTGCGATCGATCAGGCGGCGCATGATTTGTGGGGCAAGCGCGCGGGCAAACCGGTGTATGAAATGTGGGGTTTGTCGACCGCGAAAATTCCCGCGTCGAATTACACCATCGGCATCGATACGATTCCCAAAATGCTCGAGAAGCTGCAGGAGTTTCCCGATTGGCCGATCTACAAGATCAAGCTCGGCACGGCGAACGACATTGAGATCGTGCGTGAATTGCGCAAGCACACGTCGGCAACTTTTCGCGTCGACGCCAACTGCGGTTGGTCGGCGGAACAAGCCCTCGAGTATGCGCCGCAGCTGAAAGCCCTCGGCGTGGAGTTCATCGAACAGCCGTTGCCGGCCGATCGCTGGGAAGACATTCGCCGCGTCCGCGAGTCGATCGTGCTGCCGATCATCGCCGATGAAAGTTGCATTGTGGAAAGCGATGTCCGCCGCTGCGCGGGATTGTTTCACGGCATCAACATCAAGCTGGTGAAGTGCGGCGGCCTCACTCCCGCTCGAAGAATGATTGCCGAGGCGCGGCAACTCGGCCTATCGGTGATGGTCGGCTGCATGACCGAATCGACCGTCGGCATCTCGGCCATCGCCCAATTGCTGCCGTTGCTTGATTACGTCGATATGGATGGCGCGGTGTTATTGGCGAAAGATATCGCGACCGGTGTGCGCGTCGAACGGGGGATTTGTCATTACCCCGATGCGCCGGGGACTGGCGTGCAGTTGCTGGCCCGGGCGGTTTAG
- a CDS encoding PSD1 and planctomycete cytochrome C domain-containing protein translates to MVSSRRRICFSLLLLAGLLFGVQSRVRADDKTEQPTPEQLEFFEKRIRPIFVTHCYECHSGEKKKNEGSLTVDSRAALLKGGDSGPAIIVGDAEKSLLMIAVRQNDKDLKMPPESKLSAAQIDDLAAWIKMGAADPRVAVTTDLAARPKTGMSLEEGRKFWSFQPVKDPQPPAVKNTAWPRNALDNFTLARMEVVAVSPATDADKRTLLRRVTYDLTGLPPTPEEMAAFVVDDSPQAWERVIDRLLASPRYGERWGRHWLDVVRYADTCGNASDYPVPQAHKYRDWVIAALNRDLPYDQFLREQLAGDLLPSENDAQRFERVTATGYLAIARRFGGDRMGEHHLTLEDTIDNVGRAMLGTSIACARCHDHKFDPFTVSDYYGLYGIFSSTRYPFPGAEVGREQVDFVPLLTAEQIDALNKPHQERLAALQAEVAQLQAAEAEAKKAEETPEKAAKVAEATKLLKEAQQRHAAAAKEKPVISNAYAVAETAAANAKVHLRGDPKRLGDEVQRHFPAILGGQELAADSKGNSGRLQLAHWITAPENPLTARVIVNRVWQYHFGRGVVETPNDFGKQGKAPTHPELLDYLASRLVQNGWSLKSLHKLILMSHTWQLSCNDVAASSKVDPNNELFWRYTRRRLDAESLRDSLLMVSGELDESPAGAHPFPPAHTWGWTQHNPFNAVYETKRRSIYLMQQRLKKNPYLAIFDGADPSSSTAVRLPSTTPLQALFMLNDPFAHQSAAKFAARVIAAKSDEPARIETIYQLTMTRSPSADEARECSEFLKAYREKLTARGVPPPQVDGDTWSALARAILSSNEFAFVD, encoded by the coding sequence ATGGTTTCCTCCCGCCGACGAATCTGTTTTTCCCTCCTGCTGCTCGCTGGCTTGCTGTTCGGCGTGCAGTCGCGTGTTCGCGCTGACGACAAGACCGAGCAACCCACGCCGGAGCAACTCGAGTTTTTCGAAAAGCGAATCAGGCCGATCTTTGTCACGCATTGCTATGAATGTCACAGCGGCGAGAAGAAGAAAAACGAAGGCTCGCTGACGGTCGATTCGCGGGCGGCGCTGCTCAAAGGCGGCGATTCCGGTCCGGCGATCATCGTCGGCGATGCGGAAAAGAGTCTGCTGATGATCGCTGTCCGGCAGAACGACAAAGATTTGAAGATGCCGCCTGAAAGCAAGCTCTCGGCAGCACAGATCGACGACCTGGCCGCGTGGATCAAGATGGGCGCGGCCGATCCGCGTGTTGCCGTCACGACAGATCTAGCCGCCCGACCGAAAACGGGCATGAGTCTGGAAGAAGGCCGCAAGTTCTGGTCGTTTCAACCGGTGAAAGATCCACAGCCGCCGGCAGTGAAGAACACAGCTTGGCCGCGAAATGCACTCGACAACTTCACACTCGCGCGCATGGAAGTAGTTGCCGTTTCTCCTGCGACCGATGCAGATAAGCGAACGCTATTGCGGCGAGTCACATACGATCTAACGGGCCTGCCGCCCACACCGGAGGAGATGGCGGCGTTCGTTGTCGATGATTCGCCGCAGGCGTGGGAGCGCGTGATCGATCGGCTGCTTGCCTCGCCGCGCTACGGCGAACGTTGGGGTCGGCATTGGCTCGATGTGGTGCGCTATGCCGATACTTGCGGCAACGCGTCGGACTATCCCGTGCCGCAGGCGCACAAGTATCGCGACTGGGTGATTGCCGCGCTCAACCGTGACTTGCCCTACGATCAATTTCTCCGCGAACAACTCGCCGGCGATTTGCTGCCGAGTGAGAATGACGCACAGCGGTTCGAGCGTGTCACGGCAACTGGCTATCTCGCTATCGCGCGGCGGTTTGGAGGCGATCGGATGGGGGAACATCATCTGACGCTGGAGGACACCATCGACAACGTCGGCCGCGCGATGCTGGGGACGAGCATCGCGTGTGCTCGTTGTCACGATCACAAGTTCGATCCGTTCACGGTCAGCGACTACTACGGGTTGTACGGCATCTTCAGTAGCACGCGTTATCCATTTCCCGGCGCCGAAGTGGGCCGCGAACAAGTCGATTTCGTGCCGTTGCTCACGGCGGAACAAATCGACGCGCTAAACAAACCGCATCAAGAACGACTCGCCGCGCTGCAGGCGGAAGTCGCGCAATTGCAAGCCGCCGAAGCCGAAGCGAAGAAGGCCGAAGAGACTCCCGAGAAAGCAGCCAAGGTCGCCGAAGCAACAAAGCTACTGAAAGAAGCTCAGCAACGACACGCAGCCGCGGCGAAAGAAAAGCCGGTGATCAGCAACGCCTACGCGGTTGCCGAAACGGCGGCAGCGAATGCGAAGGTGCATTTGCGTGGCGATCCCAAACGCCTCGGCGATGAAGTGCAACGGCACTTCCCGGCGATCCTCGGCGGCCAAGAGTTGGCCGCTGACTCCAAGGGCAACAGCGGTCGGCTGCAATTGGCCCATTGGATTACCGCTCCGGAAAATCCGCTTACCGCCCGCGTGATCGTCAACCGTGTCTGGCAATACCACTTCGGCCGCGGCGTGGTCGAAACGCCCAACGACTTCGGCAAGCAAGGGAAAGCGCCGACGCACCCCGAGCTGCTCGACTATCTCGCATCGCGACTCGTGCAGAACGGCTGGTCGCTGAAGTCGCTGCACAAGCTCATTCTCATGTCGCACACTTGGCAACTGAGCTGCAACGACGTTGCCGCGAGTAGCAAAGTCGATCCCAACAACGAACTCTTCTGGCGGTACACACGTCGACGACTTGATGCGGAGTCGTTGCGAGATTCGCTCCTCATGGTCAGCGGCGAACTCGATGAGTCACCGGCCGGCGCACATCCTTTTCCGCCGGCGCACACCTGGGGCTGGACGCAGCACAATCCGTTCAACGCCGTGTACGAAACCAAACGCCGCAGCATTTATCTGATGCAGCAACGGCTCAAAAAGAATCCTTACCTCGCGATCTTCGACGGCGCTGACCCAAGCTCCAGCACGGCAGTTCGATTGCCGAGTACCACGCCGTTGCAAGCTCTGTTTATGCTCAACGATCCGTTTGCTCATCAGAGCGCCGCGAAGTTCGCTGCCCGCGTGATTGCTGCCAAATCGGACGAACCAGCGCGGATTGAAACGATCTATCAGCTGACGATGACACGTTCACCGAGCGCCGACGAAGCCCGCGAGTGCAGTGAGTTCCTGAAGGCCTATCGCGAGAAACTCACCGCCCGTGGCGTACCGCCACCGCAAGTCGATGGTGATACGTGGTCGGCGCTCGCGCGAGCGATACTTAGCAGCAACGAATTTGCGTTTGTGGATTAA
- a CDS encoding DUF1501 domain-containing protein, which yields MSNDQSNLQSRRGVIQSLVAGSLLMPGIVSQLLADDASRKSDVDPLSPKAPHFAPRAKSVIFLNMSGGASHVDSFDYKPALVQDHNKAFQVPEKMLAAFAPNNRVVEKFFKQPQWEFKQRGQSGLWISELFPHVAACADDLCLVRSMRSDHPDHFQATLGIHTGSVTFARPSIGAWVSHGLGTINQNLPSFVVLAPHLPYAGGQVWASDFLPGCHQGTLVTPGAEPIANIKRRQAAVELQEMEIGLAQGFNRRHLADRAGDNNLAARIKSFETAFGMQAEAPEAFDLSKETEATHQMYGLPRGSAKGFAWQCLIARRLVERGVRFIELIDTGASNNWDSHGDMGAHGPLAKNVDQPIAGLLKDLKMRGMLDETLVVWTTEFGRTPFNTGKDARGREHHAEVFTSWLAGGGVKGGFSYGESDEHGCTVGANEVHVHDFHATILHLLGLDHERLTYRHAGRDYRLTDVAGRVVREIIA from the coding sequence ATGTCGAACGATCAATCCAATTTGCAATCTCGCCGCGGCGTGATTCAATCGCTCGTTGCCGGTTCGCTCCTCATGCCTGGCATCGTTTCGCAGTTGCTGGCCGATGATGCGTCGCGAAAGAGCGACGTCGATCCTCTCTCGCCCAAGGCGCCGCATTTTGCCCCGCGGGCGAAAAGCGTGATCTTTCTCAACATGAGCGGCGGCGCGTCGCACGTCGATTCGTTCGATTACAAACCGGCGCTAGTCCAGGATCACAACAAAGCCTTTCAAGTGCCGGAGAAAATGCTGGCCGCGTTTGCGCCCAACAATCGCGTCGTCGAGAAGTTCTTCAAGCAGCCGCAGTGGGAATTCAAACAGCGGGGCCAATCGGGGCTGTGGATCAGCGAACTCTTTCCGCATGTCGCTGCCTGTGCCGATGATTTGTGCCTGGTCCGCTCGATGCGGAGCGACCATCCTGATCATTTTCAGGCGACGCTCGGCATTCACACGGGCTCGGTGACGTTCGCGCGGCCGAGCATCGGCGCTTGGGTGAGTCACGGTCTCGGCACGATCAATCAGAACCTGCCGTCGTTTGTGGTCCTCGCGCCGCATCTGCCGTACGCGGGTGGCCAGGTGTGGGCTTCCGATTTTTTGCCGGGTTGCCATCAAGGAACGCTCGTCACGCCCGGCGCCGAGCCGATTGCAAACATCAAGCGTCGGCAGGCCGCGGTCGAATTACAGGAAATGGAGATTGGTCTCGCGCAGGGCTTCAACCGTCGTCATTTGGCCGATCGTGCGGGAGACAACAATCTCGCCGCGCGGATCAAATCATTCGAAACGGCCTTCGGCATGCAAGCCGAGGCGCCGGAAGCCTTCGATCTGTCGAAGGAAACTGAAGCGACGCACCAGATGTATGGTCTGCCGCGGGGCAGTGCGAAGGGCTTTGCCTGGCAGTGCTTGATTGCTCGCCGGCTAGTCGAGCGCGGCGTTCGGTTCATCGAGTTGATCGATACGGGCGCATCGAACAACTGGGACTCACACGGCGACATGGGGGCTCACGGGCCGCTGGCGAAAAACGTCGATCAGCCGATCGCGGGTCTGCTCAAAGACCTGAAGATGCGCGGCATGCTCGATGAGACGCTGGTCGTGTGGACTACCGAGTTCGGCCGCACGCCGTTCAACACCGGCAAGGACGCGCGGGGCCGCGAACATCACGCCGAAGTCTTCACCAGTTGGCTGGCTGGTGGCGGTGTGAAGGGTGGTTTTAGCTACGGCGAGAGCGACGAGCATGGCTGCACCGTCGGTGCCAACGAAGTGCATGTGCATGACTTCCATGCCACGATCTTGCACCTACTCGGCCTCGATCACGAACGGCTCACCTACCGCCATGCCGGACGCGATTATCGTTTGACCGATGTCGCCGGCCGCGTGGTGCGCGAGATCATTGCGTAA
- a CDS encoding CotH kinase family protein yields MKPVPATAIRFLALCSIFCTAAAITAQQPKTPAGTAGKDDTKKGLPKVTKPVIKRDESDLFFDPARPQIPFLKIELTPENMAKWKAAPRTYTPAVMIENEKNKFDVEVKVKGSAGSTRDIDDKPAITMKIKGKDVKFHAMDKIHLNNSVQDPAFMCEWLCASILKDANYPHTRVTHARVMLNGRDLGIFVLKESFEEEWMKRHFPDLTGSFYEGGFLQDIDQKLVKHSGDPAEDNSDLTGLLNACREPDEKKRWAELEKVLDIDKFLTFMAMELMMCHWDGYSEKHNNYRIYFAPPSKKAIFVPHGMDQMFGDANYSVFHVPDSIVANAVFSRKEWRFAYFERVKQLTPLFSPARLNAKVDALYPRLAAIAKTTSPAAAQQLDEQIRNFKDRVLKRGDGIVQQIRDVQSGK; encoded by the coding sequence ATGAAGCCCGTTCCCGCGACAGCCATTCGTTTTCTGGCCCTCTGCAGCATTTTTTGCACGGCTGCCGCAATCACGGCGCAACAGCCGAAGACGCCGGCCGGCACTGCGGGAAAAGATGACACCAAGAAGGGTTTGCCGAAGGTCACGAAGCCGGTGATCAAGAGGGACGAAAGCGATCTCTTCTTCGATCCTGCCCGACCGCAGATTCCTTTTTTGAAAATCGAGCTCACGCCCGAGAACATGGCCAAGTGGAAGGCTGCGCCGCGAACCTACACGCCAGCCGTGATGATCGAAAATGAAAAGAACAAATTTGACGTCGAAGTGAAGGTGAAAGGTTCGGCGGGCAGCACTCGTGATATCGACGACAAGCCCGCGATCACCATGAAGATCAAAGGGAAGGACGTAAAGTTTCATGCAATGGACAAGATCCATCTCAACAACTCGGTGCAGGATCCGGCGTTCATGTGCGAATGGCTGTGCGCTTCGATCCTCAAGGACGCCAACTATCCGCACACCCGCGTCACGCACGCCCGCGTGATGTTGAACGGCCGCGACCTGGGCATCTTTGTGCTCAAGGAGAGCTTTGAAGAGGAGTGGATGAAGCGGCACTTTCCCGATCTGACCGGCAGCTTTTATGAGGGCGGCTTTCTGCAGGACATCGACCAGAAGCTGGTCAAGCACAGCGGCGATCCTGCCGAGGACAACAGCGACCTGACCGGGCTATTGAACGCTTGTCGCGAGCCGGATGAGAAGAAGCGCTGGGCCGAACTTGAGAAGGTTCTCGACATCGACAAGTTCCTCACGTTCATGGCGATGGAGCTGATGATGTGCCATTGGGACGGCTATTCGGAGAAGCACAACAACTATCGCATCTACTTTGCCCCGCCGAGCAAGAAAGCGATCTTCGTGCCGCACGGCATGGATCAAATGTTCGGCGATGCGAACTACTCGGTCTTCCACGTGCCCGATTCGATCGTGGCCAATGCGGTCTTCAGCCGCAAGGAATGGCGGTTTGCCTATTTCGAACGCGTGAAGCAACTCACGCCTCTCTTCAGCCCGGCCCGCCTCAATGCCAAGGTCGACGCTCTTTATCCGCGGCTGGCAGCGATCGCCAAAACCACTAGCCCTGCCGCGGCGCAACAACTCGACGAACAGATCCGCAACTTTAAAGACCGCGTGCTGAAGCGCGGCGATGGCATTGTTCAGCAAATCCGTGACGTGCAGTCCGGGAAGTAA
- a CDS encoding Nramp family divalent metal transporter, which produces MPDKKKLDSSASPQGYPDVAVQAKPEKSRFDPYEMPPEAVQDPPTSLWTALRQIGPGIILAGTIVGSGELLLTTSLGARQGFIFLWLILFSCVIKVFVQTELGRYAISSGKPTLGAINELGGPHFGAHWIVWWWFVMMASTIFQLGAMTGTVGQSLNLAFPQASIQLANSVEGILPALSKSILDRPEYPWAILTCITAIALLWSGNYRRIEIVTTFLVVSVTLLTVTATCALPFTDYPIRWGEVAQGLTFQLPKEQAPKDEQSTKDEQTPKGEQAPKDDESPKQDQSPKGDQTPKDEQEPKSQAPKSQLPSDAIMVAFGVFGITGVGATELFYYPYWCLEKGYARYTGQQQPTAAWEHRAKGWIRVMYLDAWVSMVVFTISTLAFYFMGAAVLYPQGLNPQGKDMIETLSKMFTGTFGTWTQLVFLIGAAAVLFKTLYLASAGNGRLIADFLVLNKAVEYTAPGQRSRVIQRVSVLIPIIALVLFLCFKEPKFMVVVGGFGQALTLPIISATTLYFRYRKLDRRLTPSLLIDICLWVAFVSITAVAVYALRNQIETLVWPKK; this is translated from the coding sequence ATGCCTGACAAAAAGAAGCTAGATTCCAGCGCCAGCCCTCAGGGCTATCCCGACGTCGCGGTGCAGGCGAAGCCCGAAAAAAGTCGGTTCGATCCTTACGAAATGCCGCCCGAGGCGGTGCAAGATCCACCGACCTCGCTCTGGACCGCACTGCGCCAGATTGGCCCCGGCATTATTCTCGCTGGGACGATTGTCGGTTCGGGCGAACTGCTCCTCACTACCTCGCTGGGAGCCAGGCAGGGCTTTATTTTTCTATGGCTGATCTTGTTCAGCTGTGTGATCAAGGTCTTTGTTCAAACCGAACTGGGCCGTTATGCCATCTCGTCGGGCAAGCCGACGCTGGGTGCGATCAACGAACTGGGCGGGCCGCACTTCGGCGCGCATTGGATCGTGTGGTGGTGGTTCGTGATGATGGCTTCGACCATCTTTCAGCTCGGCGCGATGACCGGCACGGTGGGGCAGTCGCTCAACCTGGCCTTTCCGCAGGCCTCGATTCAACTGGCGAACTCGGTGGAAGGAATTTTGCCTGCTTTAAGCAAGTCGATTCTCGATCGGCCTGAATATCCGTGGGCGATTCTCACCTGCATCACAGCGATTGCGCTGCTGTGGAGCGGTAATTATCGGCGGATCGAAATCGTCACAACATTTCTGGTCGTGAGTGTGACGTTGCTGACGGTCACGGCGACGTGCGCGCTGCCGTTTACTGACTATCCCATTCGCTGGGGCGAAGTGGCTCAAGGGCTAACCTTCCAGTTGCCCAAGGAGCAAGCGCCGAAGGACGAGCAATCAACCAAGGATGAGCAAACGCCAAAGGGCGAGCAAGCTCCCAAGGATGACGAATCGCCAAAACAGGATCAATCGCCGAAGGGTGACCAAACGCCCAAGGATGAGCAGGAACCTAAGAGCCAAGCGCCCAAAAGCCAATTGCCAAGTGATGCCATCATGGTGGCCTTCGGCGTGTTCGGCATCACGGGCGTGGGAGCGACAGAACTCTTCTATTACCCCTACTGGTGCCTGGAAAAAGGTTACGCCCGTTACACCGGTCAGCAACAGCCGACGGCCGCTTGGGAACATCGCGCCAAGGGTTGGATTCGTGTGATGTATCTCGATGCCTGGGTCAGCATGGTGGTTTTCACCATCTCGACACTCGCTTTCTACTTCATGGGCGCAGCCGTACTCTATCCACAGGGCTTGAATCCCCAAGGCAAGGACATGATCGAGACCCTCTCGAAAATGTTCACCGGCACCTTCGGCACGTGGACACAGCTGGTCTTCCTGATCGGCGCTGCGGCCGTTCTCTTCAAGACGCTGTATCTGGCGAGCGCCGGCAACGGCCGGCTGATTGCCGATTTTCTCGTGCTGAACAAAGCAGTGGAGTACACCGCGCCGGGTCAGCGGTCGCGGGTGATTCAGCGTGTGTCGGTGCTGATTCCGATTATCGCTCTGGTCCTCTTTCTGTGCTTCAAGGAGCCGAAGTTCATGGTCGTGGTCGGCGGTTTCGGCCAGGCCCTGACGCTGCCGATTATTTCGGCGACGACGCTTTACTTCCGCTACCGCAAGCTCGACCGCCGACTCACGCCGTCACTGCTGATCGACATTTGCCTGTGGGTCGCGTTTGTGTCGATCACCGCCGTGGCTGTTTATGCCCTGCGCAATCAAATTGAGACTTTGGTTTGGCCGAAAAAGTAA
- a CDS encoding QcrA and Rieske domain-containing protein — translation MAKKMSVEEILAAARGGPAKKPADAPPPAAEAAPPADAPAAAEAAPAASESAAPIKPVKTAGMSVADILAAAKAGKSAPRPAAAAPVAAKPAAAAAPAAEKKAPPKTDAATAAAVPKDTASILAAARKGAKPGPVSKAEAEKKGIAPPAKKKLEAPPMPAKPEFARPAATNDDPSRRTFMAAIGGALFGSSLAVGFTSLAVTQVMWVLGLARYMFPNILIEPPTKFKVGSPSNFGPGQVETKFIPEFGVWIVRYEYEGRPMIYALKSVCTHLGCTPNWLEAEQKFKCPCHGSGFYKDGINFEGPAPRPLERYAISLADDGQLEVDKSRTFNQEQGQWKDAASFVPV, via the coding sequence ATGGCCAAAAAAATGTCGGTCGAGGAAATTCTGGCGGCTGCCCGTGGTGGCCCGGCCAAGAAACCTGCGGATGCTCCGCCTCCTGCCGCTGAAGCGGCTCCTCCTGCAGATGCGCCCGCTGCCGCGGAAGCCGCTCCCGCTGCGAGTGAATCGGCTGCTCCCATCAAGCCGGTGAAAACTGCTGGCATGAGCGTGGCCGATATTCTGGCCGCCGCGAAGGCTGGCAAGTCGGCTCCGAGGCCCGCTGCTGCCGCGCCAGTCGCTGCCAAGCCGGCCGCCGCTGCTGCTCCTGCTGCAGAGAAAAAGGCACCGCCGAAAACCGATGCGGCCACGGCTGCTGCGGTTCCCAAAGACACTGCGAGCATTCTCGCTGCCGCCCGCAAGGGTGCGAAGCCTGGTCCGGTTTCGAAGGCCGAAGCTGAGAAGAAGGGGATTGCCCCGCCGGCCAAGAAGAAGCTCGAAGCTCCGCCGATGCCGGCCAAGCCCGAGTTTGCCCGGCCTGCCGCGACCAATGACGATCCTTCGCGCCGCACGTTCATGGCTGCCATCGGTGGCGCGCTGTTTGGTTCGTCGCTGGCCGTTGGTTTCACGTCGCTCGCGGTCACGCAAGTGATGTGGGTCCTCGGTCTGGCTCGCTACATGTTCCCGAATATTTTGATCGAGCCCCCGACGAAGTTTAAGGTCGGCTCGCCGTCGAACTTTGGTCCCGGCCAGGTCGAGACCAAGTTCATTCCCGAATTCGGCGTGTGGATTGTTCGCTATGAATACGAAGGGCGGCCGATGATTTACGCCCTCAAGTCGGTGTGTACGCACCTGGGTTGCACGCCCAACTGGCTCGAAGCCGAACAGAAGTTCAAGTGTCCCTGCCACGGCAGTGGTTTCTACAAAGACGGTATCAATTTCGAAGGTCCCGCGCCGCGGCCTCTCGAGCGTTACGCCATCAGCCTGGCCGACGACGGTCAGTTGGAAGTCGATAAGAGCCGCACCTTCAATCAAGAGCAGGGCCAGTGGAAAGACGCGGCCTCGTTCGTGCCGGTCTAA